The Coprobacillus cateniformis DNA window CTAGCAAAGCAGAGATAACATTTGAAATAGCATCCATTTTATATGTTTTACATAATTGATATGAAACACCTAAAACGACATAAATAGAAATTGCTCCAATAGTTAAATAATATGGAGTCAGTAATGTGCCAGCATTTGCTGCTGCCCAATCACGCCACATACATAAAAATGAGAAAAAGAAGTTTGTTGGTTGCATTGTTGCATTAATAGGTGGTTGAGCCAAAAGAATAGCAAACCCTCCAATAATTGTAACGGGAACCAAAACAGTTAATCCATCACGAACTGATGCTAAATGTTTTTGTTGTGATATCTTTGTTGCAACTGGTACAACATATTTTTCTAATAATTCTTGGAATTTAGCCATAAACCCCTTATTTGTTGTTTCCATAAGTTTCCTCCCTTATCATATGTCATTTTTGTTAACCGGTTTCATTTGACATAAATAGCATATCATTTTATGAATGGTTATGCATGAAAAATATTTATATTTTGAATATTCTTTCATTTTATATTAAAATATGCTATACTTTATTTGGAGGTACTTACTATGAAAATTGGTTATCATAAATATAAAATTACACCTACTGGTGCTGTCCATATGGCTGGATATGGACGCCAGAAAAAATCAACAGGCATTCTTGATCCTATAGAAATCAATACATTAGTGATATCTATTCAAAATCAATTCTTTATTCTCTCTATTCTTGATTCTATTATTATGGAGAATAGTGTGATTATTCCAGTAAAAAATGCAATAAGTGAAAAGTATAACATCTCTCAAGATCAGATTATTATTGGTTGCATTCATACCCATTCTGCACCCGCTTATTTTAAGCCTTTCTTTGAAAATGTTGAAATTGAAGAAGAACTTCAGCAATCTCTAATCATTCAATTTATTGATAGTATAAATCAAGCTATGACATCATTAGAAGATGCAACTTATCAACTAGAAAAAACAACAATTAAAGGGTTGTATGGAAATAGGAATGAAATGAATGGCTATTCAAATAAGGATGTCATTGCAATTCATTTTATCAAAAACAATGAAACTCTACCATTCTTTACACTCTTATCAATGGCTTGTCACCCAACTATTCTTAATGGAACAAATTTAAAATTATCCGCTGATTTAATTGGTGCAATTCGCTTACTCTATCAAGAAAAGTATCAGCATGAATGTATGATTATTAATGGCTGTTGTGGAGATGTATCAACTCGTTTTTACCGTCAACTTTCTGGTGAAGCAGAACTAACACGGGTTTCTCATGAAATAATAGATCAATTCAATAATCTTAATGAAATTTATTATCCTATGACTCAAATTCAATCTTCACATATTGTTCAGGAATATACTTTTGATGGGAGGACT harbors:
- a CDS encoding neutral/alkaline non-lysosomal ceramidase N-terminal domain-containing protein, producing MKIGYHKYKITPTGAVHMAGYGRQKKSTGILDPIEINTLVISIQNQFFILSILDSIIMENSVIIPVKNAISEKYNISQDQIIIGCIHTHSAPAYFKPFFENVEIEEELQQSLIIQFIDSINQAMTSLEDATYQLEKTTIKGLYGNRNEMNGYSNKDVIAIHFIKNNETLPFFTLLSMACHPTILNGTNLKLSADLIGAIRLLYQEKYQHECMIINGCCGDVSTRFYRQLSGEAELTRVSHEIIDQFNNLNEIYYPMTQIQSSHIVQEYTFDGRTHEFTQMKISELQKTIQEHPDSQDAFMAETLLKSLLLKVKMSPMTLSLKSNIVIMGKVIFISLPGDITAILGKRIQDAFSDYLVILIGYCENYSNYFVCEEDYGKYFETYISRLNKGNADTFIQSIINETNQLINA